The genomic DNA ATCGACCCGCCGCTCTGAAACGCGATAGATGATGCGGTAATTCCCTTGGAGCACTTCACGCAAGTCTTCGCGTCCAATTTCGGGTACAACCTCACCGGAGAACGGGAATTGTTTCAGACGACCAACGGAATTTCGGAGTTTACGACCATAGGTCATCGCGGTTGCCGGAGCGTCACGCGCGATATGATCGCGCACCGAACGGAGATCTTCTCGCGATTGTCGCGTCCAGAAGATCTTATTGTTGGGCATCTTCCGCCTCTAGTTCATCCATGAAAGCGTCGTGCTCCATCACATCACCAGTATCGGCCTGGACAATTCCAAGTTCGATTTTGCGCAGAAGGTAGAGTCGATCGATGACATCGTCGATCGAGACGTCATCGTCAAGATTTTGAATGAGCGATATCGCCTTTTCTTTCGAAGACATTGAGTGTCCTTTGGTCTGCGTGAACGAAATGAGTGACTCTGCGTACGCTAAATTGCACCAATTCGAACGCCCGTTTCAAAAGAGCGAAGGTGAGTCGAAGGGGTTTGCGTAAACAACATCTTGGGAGTCTCTTGAATTACGGAAAACGCCCCAGTTTAAAAGACGTACAAACCAACGGCCCAAGCAGCGGGAGATTTGAACTACGAAAAACCCGAATCGAAAGCGACGGTTTCGTGTCTTTTGTAGTTGATTCAGAAGTCCGCGCCAGCTGTGCACCCAAAGCCCAGCGGGCTGTGTACGACAACCCATCACATCTGCAGGTCGTCTGTTTTCTATCTACCCAAATTGTCGAGGGTTAAAGAGGCTCGGGCAAGTGCTTAGGGTTCAAAAATGGTTGCGCGCTCGCTTTTGCTTCGCTGCAGTTTATCAGCCACAGTGTGTTCGACTTGCTCTGCCGATTGGACACCAAGCCTAACCGCGGCGGATCTCCGATCCCTTGAATGAGATCTTGGTGCGGATGATCGTCTTCAAGCGGTTGTGGATCTGCCCGGTCTCCAAATCGATTCGCTCGGGCGTCGCTTGGATATGTTTATCGACGACGGCGTGGTAGCCGCGTTCGGAGAAGATATCGATCAACATCCAGAGCGCCAGCGGATCGGTGAACAGTTCGTCTTCGGAGTTCACAATCGCTTGGCCCGAGAGGGCGTGGCGTTCGATGATCGGCATAAATTTCCGATCGATCGTGTCGACGGTGCGAATGAACAGATCGCGGTGTTCCAATTCGTAGGAATCGAGGCGGCGAACGAGTTCCTGCCGCGCGTGGACTGTGATCTCGCTCGCTAGCGGCAAACCACGTAGCCGATCGTAGGTGCTGGGATCGAGTTCCAACGAGCTTTGGTACGCCAATTCGCCGATGATGTTCGCTTCGACTTCCGCGATCGGTCCCTCGGCGTTGATGAAGTGGTAGTGATAGATCTCTTTCAGGGACTGCAGCGCGTCCCACGTCATCTCTTTAAAGACGCGGTAGCGACGCTTCGCCTTTTCCGGACTCAGATCGGTCGCTCGCAATTCGATCGGGCGGCCGATACCTGTCTCGGCGACTTCTTGGTTGTGCGCTTCGATCTCTCGGCCGCGTTGCAGTTGGCGGCTGATGCTTGTCGCTTCGCTGATGAACAACAGCATCGCGTGGATCGTGGG from Rosistilla oblonga includes the following:
- a CDS encoding type II toxin-antitoxin system RelE/ParE family toxin; protein product: MPNNKIFWTRQSREDLRSVRDHIARDAPATAMTYGRKLRNSVGRLKQFPFSGEVVPEIGREDLREVLQGNYRIIYRVSERRVDILAVFHSSQIFDKRDLGSAE
- a CDS encoding nucleoside monophosphate kinase is translated as MQSNNKSDHPVNEPIDLEIKDAQVIFKSVWKELEQEVGHENLRFPKELILLGGAPGAGKGTQTQFIMAARGLTCPPIVVSDLLVTPEAQRIKDQGGIVGDGEVIGILLRKLLEPIFRDGAVLDGFPRTRVQVECLKLLVDKITQLHAEFQGTELAVNFRRPTIHAMLLFISEATSISRQLQRGREIEAHNQEVAETGIGRPIELRATDLSPEKAKRRYRVFKEMTWDALQSLKEIYHYHFINAEGPIAEVEANIIGELAYQSSLELDPSTYDRLRGLPLASEITVHARQELVRRLDSYELEHRDLFIRTVDTIDRKFMPIIERHALSGQAIVNSEDELFTDPLALWMLIDIFSERGYHAVVDKHIQATPERIDLETGQIHNRLKTIIRTKISFKGSEIRRG